One window of the Cotesia glomerata isolate CgM1 linkage group LG10, MPM_Cglom_v2.3, whole genome shotgun sequence genome contains the following:
- the LOC123272969 gene encoding uncharacterized protein LOC123272969 translates to MARTKGKSKKVDKKPTKTKPMKIAALIISAIQELKETKGSTPSKITGYISYNSNLPETRVKRQVNSVLKRGVEYGILRRYRGQYFLPAGDEMDRANKIAERFARLPTPVPSNLDQAQKKGENFVRGATAESFGDTRRIKSYRPDPITDQRRVQSLPASPTMSMSEISWGHGDYAMHGSDFE, encoded by the exons ATGGCAAGAACAAAAGGAAAGAGTAAAAAAGTAGACAAAAAACCAACAAAAACAAAACCCATGAAAATAGCTGCGTTGATAATATCGGCGATCCAAGAGCTCAAAGAGACAAAAGGATCAACTCCTAGTAAGATCACGGGATACATAAGTTACAATTCCAATCTTCCGGAGACTCGGGTCAAACGTCaa gtcAATTCAGTTCTAAAACGTGGCGTGGAGTACGGAATCCTACGACGGTATCGCGGACAGTATTTTCTCCCAGCTGGAGACGAAATGGACCGAGCCAACAAAATAGCCGAAAGATTTGCCAGATTGCCGACTCCGGTTCCTTCGAATCTCGACCAGGCTCAAAAAAAGGGAGAAAATTTCGTACGAGGAGCAACTGCTGAATCCTTCGGAGACACTAGAAGAATAAAATCATACAGGCCTGATCCAATCACTGACCAAAGACGCGTCCAATCACTTCCAGCATCCCCTACAATGAGTATGTCCGAAATCAGTTGGGGTCACGGTGACTACGCGATGCACGGAAGTGAtttcgagtaa